The DNA window TACCATCAACTCTTTCACTcttgattttagttatttgaacGTTTTTTTCCTTGGACttgctaaagatttgtcaattttgttgaccttttcaaagAACGAACcattggttttattgattttctctattatttttctattcatttatttctactctcatctttattatttcctttcttctgcttcctttGGGTTTAGCTTGCTTTTCTTTTAGTTTGAGGGGAGATAGACAATATGcaataaatgtaattattgaCATGGTTATTTTGAACCTAccgttttgttttctatttgtccatCTCGTAagttctctcttcccttttccttccttttcaggaTTCTTGGATTAAGTATTCCTTAGAACTCTATTTTGTCTCCTACGTTGgctctttatttctgtttcaaattTTTGTATCGCTTTAAAGGTTCATACCTAAAAATTGCTTAAcacttttatatatgttttacatcTTTAATTCATCACAATCTGCCTTCAAGTAATAGTGTAAGAATCTTGACAGTATACTTCCCATTACTCCTTTCTTCTGTGCTGTGCTATTTTCATCATACATTTTGTCTGTGTATGTTATTTTAAACAATCTTACTACAAAGAAACATGCCAACAGCATCAACATTACCACTCTATTTCTGTACTTTAGACATACAACAAAGGGTCAGGGCACTCTAGCTCTTGGTTAGAACCCTCTTTATATGGTTTTCCTTTTAGGAAAATTGCCTGGCTTAAGACAAGGCACTATAGTTGTTGAATAAATTTCaaccatccaaaaaaaaaaaaaaaaaaaaaaaaaaacccacagaaaataCACTGTTAGGAGTGTAAACTGGTGGAAAATCTTTCTGGAACGTTAATTTGAAACATGTACCTTGATCACAAAAATCACTTCTAAAGAttattctggctgggcacagtggctcatgcctataatcccagcactttgggagaccaaggcaggaggatcacatgaggtcaggagttcaagatcagcctggccaacatggtgaaaccccgactctattaaaaatacgaaaaattagccaggcgtggtggcaggcacctgtaatcccagctactcaggaggctgaggcaggataatcgcttgaacccgggaggtggaggatgcagtgagctgagattgcaccattgtactccagcctgggaatcaagagcaaaactccatctcaaaaaaatagattaTTCTAATGAATCTTCAACTGCTTCCAAAGGAGGCATGGTATAGAGGATggaaaagtagtttttttttttttttttttaacatagtgaAATATATATGATACATTACTAAGCAAAAACCTGAGTTAATAATGGCAAAGTGGGTTACAATTTTTGCTTAAAAAGGTCTTCATATAAATGATAGATGTAcaagatgaattaaaatactGGATAGACAGTCATCAAATTGTGAGTTATATCTGGGTAGGAGGATTAaggatggctttttaaaattatgcatttctatgtgttttttttttttttttttttttttttgcagtgagaTTATACTTTTGTAATGAAGCGTATAACCCGGGGGAGGGGGGGTTTCATCTGGATTTGGCTGCTGGGACCTTGGGACACCCCTCAGGATCTAGAGCCAGTTTTCCCTCCTGACCAGAGGCCCAGTGATACCTACCTAGCAAGGCTCAGCAGACCCCTTGCCTGAACTTAATTCCATTTGGACTCTGGGAGGCTCCTGGCCCCAAACCACCCTGCCCAAGAACCTCCATGAGTTCTCTACCTCTCGTACCCTTCTCTTCCCAGCATCACTGTCAATGTTCCACTCCTTCCTGTACCACGCCCCCTTCCGTGAGCAATTGGCATCCTTCCCTGGTGCAGGTAGGAGCAATGCTGAACTTCCTGGAGCAGTCCACATTCCAGACAGCTGCCTGCAGCAGAACCACACACCATCAAAGGGAAATAGCACTTTCATCACTGACTGCCGAAGGGCCAGGCTGCTTTCCAGAAAGTCTGGAAACTTTGTCAACCTTTAGGAttggtggtttttaaattttggatcaTCACATACCATTTCTGATTTGTCAGCAGTTTCACATTTTCATGAACATTTgttctgtatttttccttttaggaTGACCTTTCCTAGATGGTGTGTGGGGTAGCTCAAGCTCCGCCCCCTTCTCCTGCCATCTCCTCCCCAAGGCACCAATGCTGCCTCCTCCACTGTAACACCGTGTGCTTATTCATCTACAATCATTCTTACTGGCAATGGAGGCCTTCCATCCTCTGCAGTGACTGTGTGGAAACCTGAGCCACTCCTCGTCTCTAACACAAGCGTGGCAGCAGCTCCTGATGAGACCAGGTGAGCCTCAGTGAGCTCAGGCGCTGGCAGATACGGACATTGAGGCTGGCACTGGCCAGTGCTGTGGTGGGCGTCACTCTGCACTGCTGCTGAGCAAATGCCCTGAACACACCTGTATCTGGTTCCTCCTTGCCAGGAACTCATTAAGCTGCCTGGGCTTGTAGTCTCGTGCTCCTCCCGCTCGGCCAGCAGTGCCACCTGGGAGCCTTGTTAACCGTAGGTTCTCACTCagcagggccagggcagggcccGAGCACTtgcatttctaaccagctccTGATGATGCAGCTGGTCTACCAGCCACCAGCTGGCTAGCATGGGTCCAGTCACAGTTTCAGTGGAAGGAAGTTCCATTCATAAACTATACAATTTCAGATGCCTTCAAGTAAAATTAcctgatgaaatttaaaaatatttccaagctCACCCTAACCCTGAAATGAAGATTATCATCCCAACCAATTTCGGGAAGGGAGGGGCCGGTTAGTTTTAACGTTTCCATTTCAAGTATTAGAGCCTGatcggtggctcatgcgtgtaatcccagcactttgagaggctgaggcgggaggactgcttgaagtcagcagtttaagaccagcctggtcaacagagggagactcttgtctttaaaaacattcaaaaaattaaaaattgggcagctgtggtgctgtgtgcctatAACGCTACaggtaattactttaaatatgtggACAGATAActtaaataatactttaataatTTAACTATTTAAACAGATAATTATGTTTTAGTTTGTCAACACTGTGGTAAGTCATGCTCTTGCCACTATACTCCTGCGTGAggccaggcacggcagctcacacctgttatcccagcactctgtgaggccaagaTGGAAGCAGCACTTAAACCCATGAGTGAcagaccagcctaggccacaaagcgagagaccctgtctctacaaaagagttaaaaagtagccaagtgtgctggcatgcacctgtgctcccagctcctcaggagactgagctgagaggatcgcctgagcccaggaggttgtggctgcagtgagctgtgatggtgccactgcactccagcctgggcggcagagcaaaaCTCATCAACAACGATActctctcaaattaaaaaaaaagattagaaaagtgagtgagatgggccgggcgcggtggctcacgcctgtcatctcagcatttgggaggccaaggcggctgcatcacgaggtcaggagattgagaccatccggctaacacagcgaaaccccgtctctactgaaaatacaaaacaattagccgggcgtggtggagggcgcggtggcgggcgcctgtagtcccagctacttgggaggctgaggcaggagaatgacgtgaacccgggaggcggagcttgcagtgagctgagattgcgccactgcactccagcctgggcaacagagggagactccttctcaaaaaaaggagactcctcaaaaaaaaaaaagaaaaattagaaaagtgaGTGAAATGACCCAAGACTACACAGTAAGTTACTAGAGAAGCTGGTGGCATCTTAGAAATATAGAGTTTAtgggaaaagttttaaatttttaatgaaaaagactTAGAACAATGTATTATTTACATGTAAATAAGAAAAGAGCAGAATCCCCACACCCTCTTCGGAGGGAGACAGGAGGCCGTTTATGAGAAGAGAGTCCATATAAACCCCATTAAATAGAAGCTGGACCTAAATACTTCCAAACAGGAGTACAGAACAGGTGAACAGTCTTCACTCATCCCATCGATCTGCTTCAGATCAGATCAGCAActgaaagtgaagaaagaaacagattaaggaacaatacaaaaaaaaaaaaagaaaatttgtaacaTAAATTTAACTAAAATCTCACAAGAgacttctcaaaacaaaaaactggccaggcatagtggctcacgcctgtaatcccggcactttgggaggccaaggtggacagatcatttgaggctaggagttcaagaccagcctggccaacacggtgaaaccccgtctctactaaaaatacaaaaattagctggctatggtgcacgcaactgtaatcccagctactcaggaggctgaggcaggagaattgcttgaacccaggaggtagaggttgcagtgagccgaaatcacgccactgtactccagcctggctgacagagcaaaacttcgtctcaaaaaaaaccacaacaacaaaaaaacaaactcaagtgCCCCAAACTAAGAATAGGGAAGTTCTCTCTACAATTCCAGTAGAGCTGGACGATTTCCTACCGTTCATAGGCATCTCATCGATCTGAGTGGAATAGTACTGCTCGATATCTCTGAGGATGCGGATGTCATCGTTCTTCACAAAGTTAATGGCGACCCCCTTCCGGCCGTATCGACCTGATCTCCCGATTCTTCAGGAATAAAACAATATCACAGTCAGTATCTACAGCAATCAAGATTTAGTAAATGTGTCACAGAAGTGAAGTCAATGACAGCTTGCATCCTACCTGTGTATGTACAATTCTCTGTTATTGGGGAGATCATAGTTGATGATGAGGGACACCTGAGGGACATCCAACCCCCTGGCCCAGACGTCTGTAGAAATAAGCACTCGGCTGCAAAACAGAAAGTGTGTTTGAGGCGATTAAATTACTCATACAAGTGTAAGACTGGACTTGCTTCCATTGCTAATTTTGAGGAATCCTGGCTACAAGTTCAAAAGATATGAGATTCCCCCCTCACACCAGTCTGTCTGCAAACATGAAGCCTCAGGGACAGCACCAGAAATCCCTGTGCAGAGGGGCTGTTGCTGGATTTAGTTACTTCGGTCATGTGCTccaacagattaaaaaaatagacatcTTTTACTATACTACCTTTAACTTGTTTAGTCGGTCCTAAACCAAtaattgggaaaaatattttacttttgccTAGCAACAAATTAAGAACAGTAACTTTGGCTGGGAGtggcagctcatacctgtaatcccagcaccgccggaggctgaggtggacggatcacctgaggtcaggagttcgtgaccagcctggccaacaaggtgaaaccccgtctctactaaaaatgcaaaaaaaaaaaaaaaaaaaaaaaagccattccagctactcagaaggctgaggcacaggaatcacttgaaaccaggaggcagaggttgcagtgagaagatACCTGACCACTGTAGAATTAAACTAATTGAAACAATGAACAGAAAACCCCTACTTACTGGAAAAGAAGACACACACTTGTAACCAAAGTGCCAACCTGGCTAGTTAAGGCTAGTTATCACCTCAACCGAAGTATTACAGGAGCACAGCGAATGTCTCATTAACTGGAAGGTTTTCTGCTCACCCAGGGCCTCAGCTTTCAGAGCAGGAGCTCGTCATCTCCCCAGCTCTGGGGCCTGCCTCAGGCAGTGCCTATGAAGTGCTTAGCACACAGTCTAGCAAACCCTGGCCGGCAGAGCCACAGCACAGGGGACCCACCTGGCGCCTGACCGGAACTCCTTCATGATGGACTCCCGCTCTTTCTGGGGCATGTCTCCGTGCATGGAGGACACAGTGAAGTTggcttctctcattttttctgtCAGCCAGTCCACCTGCAAATCCAATCAGCAGATGCTACTGCAAGGTCGTACACCAAACCAGAGATGTGTATTTGGGATTTTACCCTCATCATTTGCAGAACCAGTATCAATATTCACAAAGTAACTGCTCTTAAAACTCAGAATCATCCTAACTGGATGCACAAACTTTTTCCCAGAAAATGTTGGGGTGCACTCACAAAACCCTCTTACTTCATTTTCTCCACATAATGACTCTATGGGGGGAGGGGGCCAGGTGTGCTCATTCTCATTTGAAATTTGAATTCCAATCTTGTCAGAATGTAGCccaattcctttcctttctcaggaaagtGGCCGACAGTTCTCAGGTCTGCCTCCACATTATCATCACCTGGGGATCTAAACCTACTCAGGCCTGGGTTCCACCTTCAACGAAAGCTGCATCTTTAAGGGTGGCTGGCATCGctattctgtaaataaagttttaatggtCACAGCCATATCTGACCATTTGCATATTGTCTACAGCTGCTTTTGCAAGAGACCACATACCCCGAAAGCTTAAAATATGGACAAACTGGCCCTTTACTGAAAAATCTTGATTTAAGTCATTCAGAGACTCAATCTGCAATTCCCCTTCAAGCACATGGAGGCTGTGCAGTGCCTCTTACCTTTCTTTTGGTGTTGCAGAAGATGACCGCCTGAGTGATGGTCAGTGTGTCGTAGAGGTCACACAGAGTGTCAAAtttccactcttccctctccactGCCACAAAAAATTGCTTGATGCCTTCCAGAGTCAATTCATCACTGAAGGACAAAGACAACTCCTGTTACATCCTCATTCTTCCAGCTAGGACTTGAGGGCGGCCAAGCCAGGGTGCAGGGAGACCCCCGGTGGAGAAGGTCACACCGTGGGATCTGGTGCAGACCCAGCACCCCAGCCCTATCCTCCATCCCGTCAGCACTGCCGCCACACAGGTCTCTATTCTGTATCCTACTGAACATTTCACAATGTGCACCATGTGGAATATGATTCTAAACAAAACACTGGTAAGTAAATACAgtcacctaatttttaaatttagaattacTGGTGCAAACCACAATAAGTATTATAAaagatgggtttttttgttttgttttgttttgtttgagacagggtcttgctctgttgccctggctgaagtgcagtggcacgatcacagctcactgcagcctcagcctcctggcctcaagcaatcctcccacctcagcctcctgaatagctgggactacaggcatgtgccaccctacctggctaatcttttattatttgtggagataggatctccctatgttgcccagcctattCGGTTTTTCAAAacaggaattttaaaagaatttgcaTGCTTTAAATTCCTTTACACTCAGTCAGGAGGATAGCCTGAGGCCCAGATTTTGACACCAGCTTCAGCAACACAGTAACACCTTGGCtataaaaagtttttgaaattacGACATAAAATCCTTTATAAATGCGGCCCAGTGTTTTAGTAAACTCGACTAGAGGGGCTCTTACCGTTTCACCAAGATGCGGATTGGGTCGGTCATGAACTTGTTGGTCATCTCCAGAATCTCGTGTGGCAGCGTGGCACTGATGAGAACCACCTGTGTGGCTGGAGGCAGGTACCTGTACACGTCATAGATCTGCTCTTTGAAACCTGGGACAGGGAGCAAGACAGGTGAGGGATGCTTAGGGCGGCACGCCCAGCGTTCCCACTGGGTGAGAGGCAGAGTAGGGATAAGGCACGgttgacaggatctcacttttaCAGAACCAGGCCACATCCACGCGTTCTCTCCGTCCCTATTCCCCGCCCCCCGGAG is part of the Chlorocebus sabaeus isolate Y175 chromosome 16, mChlSab1.0.hap1, whole genome shotgun sequence genome and encodes:
- the EIF4A3 gene encoding eukaryotic initiation factor 4A-III, with amino-acid sequence MATTATMATSGSARKRLLKEEDMTKVEFETSEEVDVTPTFDTMGLREDLLRGIYAYGFEKPSAIQQRAIKQIIKGRDVIAQSQSGTGKTATFSISVLQCLDIQVRETQALILAPTRELAVQIQKGLLALGDYMNVQCHACIGGTNVGEDIRKLDYGQHVVAGTPGRVFDMIRRRSLRTRAIKMLVLDEADEMLNKGFKEQIYDVYRYLPPATQVVLISATLPHEILEMTNKFMTDPIRILVKRDELTLEGIKQFFVAVEREEWKFDTLCDLYDTLTITQAVIFCNTKRKVDWLTEKMREANFTVSSMHGDMPQKERESIMKEFRSGASRVLISTDVWARGLDVPQVSLIINYDLPNNRELYIHRIGRSGRYGRKGVAINFVKNDDIRILRDIEQYYSTQIDEMPMNVADLI